The Chitinophaga caeni genome segment GAAGGCGGCGCTTTCGATACGGCGGCCATTGCCGGTAAAAACCTGAGATTATCACTCGATATAGAACTGCAAGGTTTCGGAGAGCAATTGATGAAAGGAAAGATTGGTAGTATCGTGGCGATAGACCCAACGTCGGGTGGTGTACTTGCCATGGTAAGCGGGCCTTCGTATGATCCTAATCTCATGAGTGGCGCCAACAAGAACAGGAACTTTGCCAAGATCGTTTTAGATACTACGAACCCGATGTATAACAGGGCCATCCAAGGATTGTACATGCCGGGATCCGCGATGAAGCCCATCACGGCAGTCATTGGTTTGGATGAAGGAGTTATTACGCCTTCATTCGGGTATCCTTGCCGTGGCGGATATTATGCCTGCGGCAGGAGAATCGGGTGTATGCACTCCGAGCCGGGACACGCCGCCAACTTGAGGTTGGCGATGGCGCATTCCTGTAACTCTTATTTCATGCACGTTTACAGGCTTTCCGTGGATGCTAAAAAATGGGGTGGAGTGAAGATGGGCCAACAGAAATGGGCGGAATACATGCATAACATGGGCTTCGGTAGAAGGGTCGGGGTGGATATACCGCACGAAAAGCCGGGAACGGTGCCGGATACCACCTTCATGAATAAAGTTTACCATGGTTCATGGAACTCCTGCTCCGAAGTGTACGTGGGAATGGGACAGGGAGCGATCCTCTTTACGCCGCTACAAATGGCAAATGCGATGTGCATCATCGCGAACAGGGGCTTTTATTATACACCGCATTTCGTGGAAAGCATAGATGGGGAGAAGTCATCCAAGATGCTGGATAAATTTAAAGAGAAACACGTGGTTTCCCATACCAGCGATTCGGCTTTCCGCGCCGTAGTATTAGGGATGCAAGATGTGGTAGATCATGGTACGGGACGAATTGCGCAGATAGAAAATATTATTGTTTGCGGTAAAACGGGCACCGCGGAAAACTCAGCCAGGATAAATGGTAAGGTGGTCAAACTAAAAGACCACTCCGTATTCGTAGCTTTTGCGCCGAGGGATAATCCGAAGATCGCGATCGCGGTGATCGTGGAAAATGCCGGTTTCGGTGGTACGTACGCGGCCCCGATAGCTAGTTTGATGATGGAGAAATATTTGAATGATACCATCTCGACAAAGCGGAAACCGCTAATGGATAGGATGTTGAATACTGTGACCATGTCACCGGAAATCGTTAAGAAATCGAAAATTGATTCTTTGAATACCAGCATCCGGCAAGCACAATTAACAGGAACTACTAGAAAATTTTAATGTAGGTAGTATGAACCGTTCTAAAGATAAGTTGACACAAGGCATCGATTGGCCCATTTTGGGTTTATACCTGGCGCTCGTTATTATTGGGCTGCTGGCTATTTTTGCTGCCGAGTACCGTGAGGGCGATAACGTTATTCAGAATATATTGCACCTGCAAAAAAATTATTCCCGCCAATTGATGTGGTTCGGTATTTCTATCATACTGGCATCTGTCATTTGGCTAACCGATAGTAAGTTCTTTACGGCGACGGCCAACCTGGCGTATGTATTTGGAATTATATTGCTCTTATTGGTACTCGCCATCGGTAAAGATGTAAAAGGTTCCCATTCCTGGATATCTGTCGGGGGCTTTCAATTCCAACCGGCGGAGTTAACCAAGCTCTTTACCAACCTGGCTTTAGCGAAATATTTATCCTCCCTTGAAACGGATTTCTCGAAGCTCCGTTCTCGGGTTATTGCTGCCGCTATTGCTATGTTGCCGGCTTGTATTATCGTTCTGCAATCTGAAACAGGCCTGGCCTTGGTATACCTTTCCTTTTTCCTGGTGATGTACCGCGAAGGCTTACCGGGGGTGTTATTAATTATCGCGTTTTCAGCCATCATACTCGTGCTATCGGCCCTGCTGGTGGATAAGAATATCTTGTTCGGAATATTCACCGTGGCGGCGGCCATCGTCATTTATTTCAGCAGGTACGAGATCAAACGGAAGCGTTCGCGCTTGGCCGTCATCATATCGGTTTGGGCTTTCTGCTCCATCTTCGTGATGTTCGTGGTGCCTTTTATCTTTACCAAGGTATTGAAAGATTACCAGGTGCGCCGCATCGAGGTGATGTTGGGAAAGGAGAACGATCCTAAAGCAACTTATAATACCCGGCAAAGTATGATTGCCATAGGTTCCGGCGGCCTGTTCGGGAAAGGATACCTGAAAGGTACCCAAACCCGCTTCGATTTCGTTCCGGAACAAAGTACGGATTTCATTTTCTGCACCATCGGTGAGGATTTCGGATTCATCGGAAGCCTCGTATTCCTAGGACTTTATATCACCTTACTTTTTAGGATCATCTTTATTGCTGAGCGACAGCGATCGACCTTTAGCCGGGTCTACGCTTACGGGGTTGCCAGCATAATTTTCTTCCACGTCGCGATCAACATTGCCATGACTATCGGGCTGGCCCCGGTAATCGGTATTCCGCTACCCCTAATTAGTTACGGAGGGTCTTCTTTGATGACATTTACCATGTTGATTTTCATTATGTTACGATTAGATGCGGATCGGCAAATGGTATTGCGTTAAATTTGCTTGCGTTTAGATGTTTTAACATTTGTTTTTTAGAGCAATTCAAGGAGATATTTTATGCGAATTATACCATTGTCGGAAGGCAGTTTTACAGTGGATGCCAGTAAGAAATTTGTTCCGTTCGATACTACGCAGGATCAATTGGAAAGTAGGAATACAGGTTCTTTGTTGGTAGAAATACAACCTTTCCTGGTAATCACCGATCATGATTTCATCTTATTTGATGCCGGTCTCGGGCATAAGAATAAAGACGGCGTATTGCAATTACACCAAAACCTGGTAAATGAAGGTATTAACCCGATGGAAATAACCAAGGTGATGATGAGCCATTTGCATAAGGATCATGCCGGCGGGATGAGCCTCGTTGATGATATTTCAGGTAAAAGGGAATTGAGTTTTCCATCGGCAACTTATTATGTAAATAAGAAAGAAATGGATTACGCGATTGAACAGGATGGGAAAAGCTATCTCAAGGAAGAGGTGGATATCTTATTACAAAAGGATAATGTCGTGTTCCTAGATGATAAAGGTACAGTTGATGGATATATTCAATACGAAGTAACCGGAGGGCATTGTCCATATCACCAGGTATTTTTAGTGGATGATGGAACGGATAAGATCTTCTTCGGCGGAGATGTGGCCCCGCAAATCGGTCAATTGAAACGCCGTTTTATCGCCAAATATGATTTTGATGGCAGGAAAAGC includes the following:
- the rodA gene encoding rod shape-determining protein RodA, producing MNRSKDKLTQGIDWPILGLYLALVIIGLLAIFAAEYREGDNVIQNILHLQKNYSRQLMWFGISIILASVIWLTDSKFFTATANLAYVFGIILLLLVLAIGKDVKGSHSWISVGGFQFQPAELTKLFTNLALAKYLSSLETDFSKLRSRVIAAAIAMLPACIIVLQSETGLALVYLSFFLVMYREGLPGVLLIIAFSAIILVLSALLVDKNILFGIFTVAAAIVIYFSRYEIKRKRSRLAVIISVWAFCSIFVMFVVPFIFTKVLKDYQVRRIEVMLGKENDPKATYNTRQSMIAIGSGGLFGKGYLKGTQTRFDFVPEQSTDFIFCTIGEDFGFIGSLVFLGLYITLLFRIIFIAERQRSTFSRVYAYGVASIIFFHVAINIAMTIGLAPVIGIPLPLISYGGSSLMTFTMLIFIMLRLDADRQMVLR
- the mrdA gene encoding penicillin-binding protein 2, translated to MSVNNQSRKRVIQFIIIAMMSLIVARLFYLQIIDKRYSKLADANAVLKKIVYPSRGLIFDRKGKSILRNDAMYDLMVTPSSVKGIDTSYLCEILEIDREEFRKRIVNAIVRNGRVRQSVFAPLLPPEMYGRLQESMYNFQPGFELVLRPVRSYPYGTAANILGYIGEISPSMLKDSAYSSYQSGDYIGLTGLEKTYEPILMGQRGIQYLVKDNMNRPQGPLEGGAFDTAAIAGKNLRLSLDIELQGFGEQLMKGKIGSIVAIDPTSGGVLAMVSGPSYDPNLMSGANKNRNFAKIVLDTTNPMYNRAIQGLYMPGSAMKPITAVIGLDEGVITPSFGYPCRGGYYACGRRIGCMHSEPGHAANLRLAMAHSCNSYFMHVYRLSVDAKKWGGVKMGQQKWAEYMHNMGFGRRVGVDIPHEKPGTVPDTTFMNKVYHGSWNSCSEVYVGMGQGAILFTPLQMANAMCIIANRGFYYTPHFVESIDGEKSSKMLDKFKEKHVVSHTSDSAFRAVVLGMQDVVDHGTGRIAQIENIIVCGKTGTAENSARINGKVVKLKDHSVFVAFAPRDNPKIAIAVIVENAGFGGTYAAPIASLMMEKYLNDTISTKRKPLMDRMLNTVTMSPEIVKKSKIDSLNTSIRQAQLTGTTRKF
- a CDS encoding MBL fold metallo-hydrolase, whose protein sequence is MRIIPLSEGSFTVDASKKFVPFDTTQDQLESRNTGSLLVEIQPFLVITDHDFILFDAGLGHKNKDGVLQLHQNLVNEGINPMEITKVMMSHLHKDHAGGMSLVDDISGKRELSFPSATYYVNKKEMDYAIEQDGKSYLKEEVDILLQKDNVVFLDDKGTVDGYIQYEVTGGHCPYHQVFLVDDGTDKIFFGGDVAPQIGQLKRRFIAKYDFDGRKSMELRAEYLEKGKEEDWTFLFYHDIKTPYTKIWK